The following are encoded together in the Triticum dicoccoides isolate Atlit2015 ecotype Zavitan chromosome 6B, WEW_v2.0, whole genome shotgun sequence genome:
- the LOC119322520 gene encoding pterin-4-alpha-carbinolamine dehydratase 2, mitochondrial-like isoform X2, whose translation MEGRTLLLDQAAPSASAPTGRSASQATGDEAAAKVELSKRSCVSCNSKDLQAMSEDSAKTLLEQVAGWEVKNEGDILKLHRAWKVKNFAKGLEFFQLVAAVAEEEGHHPDLHLVGWNNVKIDVWTHSVRKSNQLKQRGTSHTIRSENTKYNSSFVVNWC comes from the exons ATGGAGGGGCGTACCCTACTCCTCGACCAGGCGGCACCCAGCGCGTCCGCCCCTACTGGCCGCTCCGCCTCGCAGGCGACGGGGGACGAGGCCGCGGCTAAAGTCG aATTATCAAAAAGGAGCTGTGTCTCATGCAATTCAAAGGATTTACAAGCCATGTCAGAAGATTCTGCTAAAACGTTGCTAGAGCAG GTGGCTGGCTGGGAGGTGAAAAATGAGGGCGACATTCTGAAATTGCACAGGGCATGGAAGGTGAAGAACTTTGCCAAAGGGCTTGAGTTCTTTCAGCTTGTTGCTGCTGTTGCGGAGGAAGAAG GTCACCACCCAGATCTTCATCTTGTTGGTTGGAATAATGTGAAAATTGATGTGTGGACTCACTCAGTCA GGAAATCCAATCAACTTAAACAAAGAGGAACGAGCCATACAATACGGAGTGAAAATACCAAGTATAACAGTTCATTCGTCGTCAACTGGTGCTAA
- the LOC119322520 gene encoding pterin-4-alpha-carbinolamine dehydratase 2, mitochondrial-like isoform X1 — MEGRTLLLDQAAPSASAPTGRSASQATGDEAAAKVELSKRSCVSCNSKDLQAMSEDSAKTLLEQVAGWEVKNEGDILKLHRAWKVKNFAKGLEFFQLVAAVAEEEGHHPDLHLVGWNNVKIDVWTHSVSGLTDNDFILAAKINELKLGGLLSKKKATAQE; from the exons ATGGAGGGGCGTACCCTACTCCTCGACCAGGCGGCACCCAGCGCGTCCGCCCCTACTGGCCGCTCCGCCTCGCAGGCGACGGGGGACGAGGCCGCGGCTAAAGTCG aATTATCAAAAAGGAGCTGTGTCTCATGCAATTCAAAGGATTTACAAGCCATGTCAGAAGATTCTGCTAAAACGTTGCTAGAGCAG GTGGCTGGCTGGGAGGTGAAAAATGAGGGCGACATTCTGAAATTGCACAGGGCATGGAAGGTGAAGAACTTTGCCAAAGGGCTTGAGTTCTTTCAGCTTGTTGCTGCTGTTGCGGAGGAAGAAG GTCACCACCCAGATCTTCATCTTGTTGGTTGGAATAATGTGAAAATTGATGTGTGGACTCACTCAGTCA GTGGTTTAACAGATAATGATTTCATCCTTGCTGCAAAGATCAATGAACTCAAGCTAGGAGGCCTTTTGAGCAAGAAAAAAGCTACTGCCCAGGAGTAG